Part of the Triticum aestivum cultivar Chinese Spring chromosome 4D, IWGSC CS RefSeq v2.1, whole genome shotgun sequence genome is shown below.
ATCACCAGCAAATATAACATATATGAACAATTGTGGTTTAAAGACATCCATTGTCTAGCTAGTCCCACATGAGGTGAACAAGTTAAATTAAAACATCAGCAGGATTGTGCAATTATGGCAATGATCTATTGCAATTATTGATGGGCGAATACCCTCAAAAAGTTGAAGCTCAAATGGTAAAAAATCTGTGTCTGAATAAGACTATAGATGTCATCAAAGTTCGCAGTGTGTGCTGAGAGGGTACAAGATAAGCTATAAATAAAGTGTATTACATACACGCTCAGCAAGAATACGGGCTTTATCAGGAGTGCCAACACCAACAGCAATTAGTTTGACGCCAGCAGAATCAAATCTTTCTTTCGCGTCCTTCAGCGTCAAGGCCAATTCCCAGCTGCAGAGGACACGGTCACAAGTAGAGTTCATGATTAGCTCAGaaaaaaaaaaatcaaaccaaCACGCACAAACTATATCCAGGTGATAAAATTCGTCTACAGAAGGAGGGGGAGCTATCTCTCTTACCAGCAAGGACATCCGAAATGCCTTAGCAACGCCACGACAGCCATTCCCTGCACAAACAGCGAATTACTCCCCCAATTTAGTTATGTACCGCAACAAATTAAAAAGGGAAATCAAATGATTTCTTAGCTAAATGGGATTTAGTGTTTCGACCTACAGAAGGAGTACAATTTGTTCAAGCAAAGCAACAAATGAATGGACGCCCCTGATTCTGACAAGAACCTCTGAGTTGCAAACCTGAACCTCAAACTAGATACAGTAGAATATTTCCTATGCTACATCTCCTCGTAAGACAAAGACTAAGCTAATCGGAGAAAAGGGTGAGCATCTGCATCTCTACCTCGTTCTGGTCCCACAGATCCCTGATCAGGACGGGCTCGCCGGTGGCCGCGGAGAAGATGGCGACGCCACCGATGCCCGACCCTGGTTCCGGTGAAGAATACGGACCGGACGGCGAGCTCGCGGCAGCCGCAGGTGCCACCGGCGAGCGGTGGAGacggaggccgaggcggcggcggttggggacgggggcgaggtcGGGGCGGTAGCGAGAGGAGGCGACGGCAGGGAGAGCGGCCGTCGGCGGGAGGGAGAGGCGTGGtagcgaggcggccatggctagGTGTACGCGGCGAAACCCTGTCCGAGAGCAAGACAGGCCGAGCAAGAGCAAGCGGACCGATGCGGTGCGTGGAGATGGGTTTCCCGGTGGCGGGACGGGAGGCGTGGCCACAGATTCGTCAAGGAGAGTGCaatatttttttctctcttttttaatttGATTGAAGTGCATATCTAGTCCTTATTAACTCAAAATTTGCAaagtttcaaaaataaaaattgctcaAAATTCCTTTTTTTCCATTCAGAGGGGAGTGAAACAGACATCGTTCTCATTGAAGGTTGGCCGTCACAGCCGAGACCAAGCTCTAGTGTACTTGAAATGTAGGCCCGCCATAATTGACACACGCTAACCGTCATATACCGAGCTTCTCTTTGATCGCGGTGTGATGCAGATCTGGTTTAGATAGCAAAAGGTTTCTGTGTCTTTCCTCAAGAAATGACCCCGAGTTATCGAAGTCATCAGAGAATGTGCCCTACAACAAAGGCTCGCTAATGAATTGAATTTCAGTTTTTCAATCGGACCATTAACAGTTTTTTGGGTGTAAACactatttttttaacatgcatggGGATGAGGTCTTACTCTCACAACAATATTTTTATGTGTGGAAACCTTTCTTGATAATAAACACAACTCTCGAAGACAACCACTATCATGCGCGTCCACTTTGCTTTCGCTGCCGTACTAACCTCTTCTTTCACTATTGTAAGGTGGCCGTAGGATGGGGTTAGACCAAGGAGGCATGTGTGAGAACTGAGAAGGGTCGACGATGTcgctggtgttggaaatatgccctagaggcaataataaaatggttattattgtatttctttgttcatgataattgtctattgttcatgctataattgtattaactggaaaccgtaatacatgtgtgaatacatagaccacaacatgtccctagtaagcctctagttgactagctcgttgatcaatagatggttatggtttcctgaccatggacattggatgtcattgataacgggatcacatcattaggagaatgatgtgatggacaagacccaatcctaagcatagcacaagatcgtgtagttcgtttgctaagagcttttctaatgtcaagtatcgtttccttagaccatgagattgtgcaactcctggataccgtaggaatgctttgggtgtgccaaacgtcacaacgtaattggatggctataaagatgcactacaggtatctccgaaagtgtctgttgggttggtacgaatcgagactgggatttgtcactccgtatgacggagaggtatctctgggcctactcggtaatgcatcatcataacgagctcaatgtgactaagtagttagtcatgggatcatgtattacggaacgagtaaagagacttgctggtaacgagattgaacaaggtatagggataccgacgatcgaatctcgggcaagtaacataccgatagacacagggaattgtatacgggattgattgaatccccgacatcatggttcatccgatgagatcatcgtggaacatgtgggagccaatatgggtatccagatcccgctattggttattggccggagaggtgtctcggtcatgtctgcatggttcccgaacccgtagggtctacacacttaaggttcggtgacgctagagttgttatgggaaatagtatgtggttaccgaaggttgttcggagtcccggatgagatcccggacatcacgaggagttccggaatggtccggcggtgaagatcgatatattggacgaagggtattggagtccggaagtgttccgagggtaccaggctatggccagcatgaccgaaaggtgtttcgagagcctcgacaagtgttggagggcctcatgggccaaaggggaaggggcaaaccagcccactaaagggtggtgcgcccccccaccctttcccacgttacttggggaggtggggcgcctccacctggcttgggaggcaagcctccacctgcttggctttgggggcaagtctccctaggattttccctagggagatccaatctgcttggccgccgccccctaggggaaaccctagggcgcctccccctctccccttgcccctatatatagtggaggggtgggagggcagccgcacctcttccctggcgcagccctccctcctcatacacctcctccttctcctccgtagtgcttagcgaagctctgccggagaaccacgagctccattgccaccacgccgtcgtgctgctagagttctccctcaacttctcctctccccttgctggatcaagaaggaggagacgtccccgggctgtatgtgtgttgaacgcggaggcgccgtccgttcggcgctagatcggatcttccgcgatttgaatcgctgcgagtacgactccatcaaccgcgttcttgtaacgcttccgcttagcgatcttcaagggtatga
Proteins encoded:
- the LOC123095987 gene encoding thioredoxin-like protein AAED1, chloroplastic; amino-acid sequence: MAASLPRLSLPPTAALPAVASSRYRPDLAPVPNRRRLGLRLHRSPVAPAAAASSPSGPYSSPEPGSGIGGVAIFSAATGEPVLIRDLWDQNEGMAVVALLRHFGCPCCWELALTLKDAKERFDSAGVKLIAVGVGTPDKARILAERLPFPLDYLYADPERKAYDLLGLYFGVGRTFFNPASVKVFSRFDSLKEATKNYTIEATPDDRPSVLQQGGMFVFKGKELLYARKDEGTGDHAPLDDVLNICCKVPVA